A single region of the Marinobacter nanhaiticus D15-8W genome encodes:
- a CDS encoding ABC transporter permease, translated as MLSEIALYGAFETGLIYGLVAFGIYLSFRVLHFPDLTVDGSFPLGAAVAAVLIIGGYNPWLATGVAILAGMAAGAVTAILNVRLNILNLLASILTMIALYSVNLRIMDKPNIALLTEDTVLTPWYDLGLEFHEVPVLLFFIVAMVVLFLLWRFMQSETGLAMRATGANPRMARAQGIATGWMIILGIALSNGLVALAGALFAQSQGAADVTMGVGVIVVGLASLIGGEAVMAPRNVLRALLACVIGAILYRIAIALALNADFIGLKTQDLNLITAVLVTLAIVLPNARHSIKNFLSRSRA; from the coding sequence ATGTTGAGCGAAATCGCCCTCTACGGGGCCTTTGAAACCGGCCTGATCTACGGCCTGGTTGCCTTTGGGATTTACCTGTCTTTCCGGGTGCTCCATTTCCCCGACCTGACAGTGGACGGCAGCTTCCCCCTGGGCGCTGCCGTGGCCGCGGTACTGATCATTGGCGGTTACAATCCCTGGCTGGCTACCGGAGTGGCGATTCTTGCAGGCATGGCGGCGGGCGCAGTGACCGCCATCCTGAATGTAAGACTCAACATCCTTAACCTGCTGGCCTCCATTCTGACAATGATCGCGCTCTATTCGGTCAACCTGCGCATCATGGACAAACCCAACATCGCTCTGCTGACCGAGGACACGGTACTCACCCCCTGGTACGACCTGGGTCTGGAGTTCCACGAGGTTCCGGTCCTGCTGTTCTTCATCGTGGCCATGGTCGTGCTATTTCTGCTCTGGCGCTTCATGCAGTCCGAAACTGGGCTGGCAATGCGAGCAACCGGAGCCAACCCCCGTATGGCTCGCGCTCAAGGCATTGCGACCGGCTGGATGATCATCCTTGGCATTGCCCTGTCCAATGGACTCGTGGCATTGGCAGGCGCACTGTTTGCACAGAGCCAGGGCGCGGCCGACGTGACCATGGGTGTGGGCGTCATCGTCGTGGGCCTGGCTTCCCTGATTGGGGGTGAGGCCGTAATGGCGCCGCGTAACGTACTACGCGCCCTGCTGGCCTGTGTCATCGGTGCCATCCTCTACCGCATCGCCATAGCCCTGGCCCTGAACGCAGACTTTATCGGTCTGAAGACCCAGGACCTCAACCTGATCACGGCCGTGTTAGTCACCCTGGCCATCGTGCTGCCCAACGCCCGGCACTCCATCAAGAACTTTCTCTCCCGGAGCCGCGCATGA
- a CDS encoding AMP-binding protein: protein MDTKNKLPLDMIYHWETAKAEDIYMTQPMGGGTVVEYTWRRAAGEARRMAAYLKSLNLPERSRIGILSKNCAQWIMSDWAIWMAGHISVPLYPTLNADTVRYVLDHSRCEVLFVGKLDDWDSMKSGVPESVHCISYPLSPKNDFKTWDEIVAKYPPLKENVARDPDELATIVYTSGSTGRPKGVMLSFANLGYASVGGTEALEVSANERMLSYLPLSHVFERFVVELGSMYRGFQLYFAESLDTFVEDLKRAQPTLFLAVPRIWTKFQHGVFEKLPQQKLERLLRIPLLNRVIKKKILTNLGLQHVKFAGSGSAPLSHDILEWYRGLGLELLEGYGMSENFAYSHMTKPGRARTGYVGEALPGVDVKISEEGEVLVKSPATMMGYYLDEEKTRETFTEDGYLRTGDKGEIDDLGRLKLTGRIKEIFKTSKGKYVAPAPIENRLMSHPDIEMVCVSGANYPQPHCLVMLSEDAQRKTADSAFRKELETSFASLLSDVNNAVDPHEQLKFIAVVKDEWTIENDFLTPTMKLKRNMVEDAYKANTDSWYAQKQPVIWQ from the coding sequence ATGGATACCAAGAACAAACTTCCACTCGACATGATCTACCACTGGGAAACCGCCAAGGCGGAAGATATCTACATGACGCAGCCGATGGGCGGCGGCACCGTTGTGGAATACACATGGCGGCGTGCCGCTGGCGAGGCCCGTCGGATGGCGGCTTACCTGAAATCCCTCAACCTGCCGGAAAGGAGCCGCATAGGCATCCTCTCGAAAAACTGTGCCCAGTGGATCATGTCGGATTGGGCGATCTGGATGGCCGGCCATATCTCCGTACCGCTGTATCCCACGCTGAACGCGGATACGGTGCGCTACGTACTCGATCACAGCCGGTGTGAGGTCCTGTTTGTCGGCAAATTGGATGATTGGGACTCCATGAAGTCCGGCGTGCCGGAATCGGTCCACTGCATCTCTTATCCGCTGAGTCCAAAGAATGACTTCAAGACCTGGGATGAGATTGTTGCCAAGTATCCACCGCTGAAAGAGAACGTGGCCCGGGATCCGGACGAGTTGGCTACCATCGTCTACACTTCGGGCAGCACCGGCCGGCCCAAGGGTGTCATGCTGAGTTTTGCCAACCTTGGCTACGCCTCCGTCGGCGGCACTGAAGCGCTGGAGGTTTCCGCCAACGAGCGGATGCTGTCCTACCTGCCGCTGTCTCACGTATTCGAGCGTTTCGTGGTCGAACTGGGCTCGATGTACCGCGGCTTCCAGCTCTATTTTGCCGAGTCCCTGGATACCTTCGTAGAGGATCTCAAGCGGGCCCAGCCCACGCTTTTCCTCGCGGTGCCCCGGATCTGGACCAAGTTCCAGCACGGCGTGTTCGAGAAACTGCCACAGCAAAAGCTGGAGAGGCTACTGCGTATCCCGCTACTTAATCGCGTCATCAAGAAAAAGATCCTGACCAACCTGGGGCTGCAACACGTCAAGTTTGCCGGTAGCGGCTCGGCGCCGCTGTCCCACGATATTCTCGAGTGGTATCGGGGGCTGGGACTTGAATTGCTGGAAGGCTATGGGATGTCCGAGAACTTTGCCTATTCCCATATGACCAAGCCCGGCAGGGCGCGCACCGGCTACGTGGGCGAAGCGCTTCCGGGGGTGGATGTGAAGATCAGCGAGGAGGGCGAAGTGCTGGTCAAGAGCCCGGCTACCATGATGGGGTACTACCTGGACGAGGAGAAGACCCGCGAAACATTCACGGAAGACGGTTATCTCCGTACCGGTGACAAGGGTGAGATCGATGACCTGGGGCGCCTGAAGCTAACCGGCCGTATCAAGGAAATCTTCAAGACCAGCAAGGGTAAGTACGTCGCACCAGCGCCGATCGAGAATCGCCTGATGAGTCACCCCGATATCGAGATGGTCTGTGTATCCGGCGCCAACTATCCTCAGCCCCATTGCCTGGTTATGCTGTCCGAGGACGCCCAGCGAAAGACTGCCGATAGCGCTTTCCGCAAGGAGCTCGAAACCAGTTTCGCTTCGCTGCTCAGCGATGTGAACAATGCAGTGGACCCCCATGAGCAGTTGAAGTTTATCGCTGTGGTCAAGGATGAGTGGACGATCGAGAACGATTTCCTGACCCCGACGATGAAGCTCAAACGCAACATGGTCGAGGACGCGTACAAGGCGAACACCGATAGCTGGTATGCCCAGAAGCAGCCGGTGATCTGGCAGTAA
- a CDS encoding adenosylcobalamin-dependent ribonucleoside-diphosphate reductase — protein sequence MNAKVQELMTTIPMQDASLDIWNSKYQLKTKSGDPVDAAIEDTYARVARSLADVETNKTKREKHFKEFVWALKNGAIPAGRIISNAGAEAHKPATSTINCTVSGSINDSMNDILEKNHEAGLTLKAGCGIGYEFSTLRPKGAYVAGAGATTSGPLSFMDIFDRMCFTVSSAGGRRGAQMATFDVHHPDVIDFIQAKREDGRLRQFNLSLLITEDFIEAVKNGEDWHLSFPVTEKEAEAEELDLNDANQFVYRDFPVQDGYVCNDEGKVACRIYKTVKAQFIWDSIMTSTYDYAEPGFILIDKVNQMNNNWFCEDIRATNPCGEQPLPPYGSCLLGSVNLTKFVDYPFTEQASFNYEKYRKVVGIFTRMLDNVVEINGLPLEEQRHEITYKRRHGMGILGLGSTLAMLRMPYGSEESVSFTEDVVREMAVEGWRQSLELADEKGPAPIMNDEFEVTGKMLAKCPQLAKDGIKEGDKIPGRVLHAKYSAYMQRIAEVEPELVAKLAEKGGRFTHHTSIAPTGTISLSLANNASNGIEPSFSHHYARNVIREGRKTKEKVDVFSYELLAYRHLINAKAMPFSDDPEAKLPSYFTTSDDVTPTQHVDIQGAAQKWVDSSISKTANVPTDFPYQDFKDIYMYAYEKGLKGCTTFRFNPEAFQGVLVKQKDLESTVYEFTLDDGSKVSLKGHEEVEYDGEIHTAANLFDALKEGTYGKY from the coding sequence ATGAACGCGAAAGTACAGGAACTGATGACAACCATTCCCATGCAGGATGCGTCGCTGGACATCTGGAACAGCAAGTACCAGTTAAAGACCAAGAGCGGTGATCCTGTCGATGCCGCTATTGAAGACACCTACGCACGGGTCGCCCGCTCCCTGGCTGATGTCGAAACCAATAAGACCAAGCGCGAAAAGCATTTCAAGGAATTCGTCTGGGCCCTTAAAAACGGCGCCATCCCGGCTGGCCGTATCATCTCCAATGCCGGTGCGGAAGCCCACAAGCCGGCCACGTCCACGATTAACTGCACAGTTTCCGGCAGCATCAACGACTCCATGAACGATATCCTGGAGAAGAACCACGAAGCTGGCCTGACATTGAAGGCCGGCTGCGGTATCGGCTACGAGTTCTCCACCCTGCGCCCGAAAGGGGCCTACGTCGCCGGGGCCGGCGCCACCACCTCCGGTCCCCTTTCCTTCATGGATATCTTCGACCGCATGTGTTTCACCGTGTCCTCTGCCGGTGGCCGCCGCGGCGCACAAATGGCAACTTTCGACGTTCACCATCCGGACGTTATCGACTTTATCCAGGCCAAGCGTGAAGACGGTCGTCTGCGCCAGTTCAACCTGTCGCTGCTGATCACCGAGGATTTCATCGAAGCGGTAAAAAATGGTGAGGATTGGCACCTGTCCTTCCCGGTGACCGAGAAAGAGGCTGAAGCCGAAGAGCTGGACCTGAACGACGCCAACCAATTCGTCTACCGTGACTTCCCCGTGCAGGACGGCTATGTCTGCAACGACGAAGGCAAGGTCGCCTGCCGCATCTACAAGACCGTCAAGGCCCAGTTCATCTGGGACAGCATCATGACGTCCACCTACGATTACGCAGAACCGGGCTTCATCCTGATCGACAAGGTCAACCAGATGAACAACAACTGGTTCTGCGAGGATATCCGCGCGACCAACCCTTGTGGCGAGCAACCACTGCCCCCGTACGGCAGTTGTCTGCTGGGCTCGGTCAACCTGACCAAGTTCGTAGACTACCCATTTACCGAACAGGCCAGCTTCAACTACGAGAAATACCGCAAGGTCGTCGGCATCTTCACCCGCATGCTCGACAATGTCGTTGAGATCAATGGCCTGCCTTTGGAAGAACAGCGTCACGAAATCACGTACAAACGTCGCCATGGTATGGGGATCCTCGGCCTGGGTTCGACACTGGCGATGCTGCGCATGCCTTACGGTTCTGAGGAGTCCGTGTCCTTCACAGAAGATGTCGTTCGCGAAATGGCGGTCGAAGGCTGGCGCCAGTCGCTGGAACTGGCAGACGAGAAAGGCCCTGCGCCGATCATGAACGATGAGTTCGAAGTGACTGGCAAGATGCTCGCCAAGTGCCCGCAACTGGCCAAAGACGGCATCAAGGAAGGCGACAAGATTCCGGGCCGCGTCCTGCACGCCAAGTACAGCGCCTACATGCAGCGTATTGCCGAGGTCGAGCCGGAGCTGGTGGCCAAGCTGGCAGAAAAAGGCGGTCGCTTCACGCACCACACGTCCATCGCGCCGACCGGCACCATCAGCCTGTCCCTGGCCAACAATGCCAGCAACGGTATCGAGCCGAGCTTCTCGCATCACTATGCACGCAACGTGATCCGCGAAGGACGCAAGACCAAGGAGAAGGTGGATGTCTTCTCCTACGAGCTGTTGGCCTATCGTCACCTGATCAACGCCAAGGCGATGCCTTTCTCCGATGATCCGGAAGCGAAACTGCCGAGCTACTTCACCACGTCGGATGATGTGACACCGACACAGCACGTGGATATTCAGGGCGCCGCGCAGAAATGGGTCGACTCATCGATTTCCAAGACTGCCAACGTGCCCACTGATTTCCCATACCAGGACTTCAAGGACATCTACATGTACGCCTACGAGAAGGGGCTCAAGGGCTGCACCACCTTCCGCTTCAACCCGGAAGCCTTCCAGGGCGTCCTCGTCAAGCAGAAGGACCTGGAAAGCACGGTGTACGAATTTACCCTGGATGACGGATCCAAAGTCAGCCTCAAGGGTCACGAGGAGGTCGAGTACGACGGCGAGATCCATACCGCCGCAAACCTTTTCGACGCCCTGAAAGAAGGCACTTACGGTAAGTATTGA
- a CDS encoding ABC transporter substrate-binding protein produces MTSSTLKIAFSAFLFLLACAVQADPKVVAVTQIVEHPALDAVYQGVKDQLKEEGYEEGSDVTYMHESAQANTATASQIARKFVGEQPDVIVAIATPSAQTVAAAARNIPVVFSAVTDPVGARLVSNMEKPGKNITGITDMLPLDEHLDMVLRVTPDAKRIGTVYNPGEANAVALVNQLEERLQARGLTLVKAAATKTSEVLGAARSLVGKADAIYLTTDNTVISAAEAVISVGERADIPVFAADTATVSRGAVAAIGFDYYDVGRQTGKVVSRILSGENPGEIPITGVEALSLHVNPAAAERMGIQLSPAIIEEAEEVVEN; encoded by the coding sequence ATGACCAGCTCAACCCTGAAAATCGCTTTTTCGGCTTTTCTGTTCCTGCTTGCCTGCGCCGTGCAGGCCGACCCCAAAGTCGTCGCCGTCACGCAGATCGTGGAACACCCTGCCCTGGATGCGGTTTACCAAGGCGTCAAGGACCAGCTCAAGGAAGAAGGTTACGAAGAAGGCTCTGACGTAACCTATATGCACGAAAGCGCCCAGGCCAACACGGCTACGGCATCCCAGATCGCCCGCAAGTTCGTCGGTGAGCAGCCTGACGTTATCGTGGCCATCGCAACCCCATCTGCCCAGACCGTTGCCGCAGCCGCGCGCAATATTCCCGTTGTTTTCTCCGCCGTCACCGACCCAGTAGGCGCGCGCCTGGTTTCCAATATGGAAAAGCCTGGCAAGAACATCACCGGGATCACAGATATGCTGCCGCTGGACGAGCACCTGGATATGGTCCTGCGTGTAACCCCCGATGCCAAGCGAATTGGCACCGTCTATAACCCGGGCGAAGCCAATGCAGTCGCCCTGGTCAACCAGCTCGAAGAGCGCCTGCAGGCTCGGGGGCTGACCCTGGTCAAGGCTGCAGCTACCAAGACCTCCGAAGTTCTTGGCGCGGCCCGCTCACTGGTCGGTAAAGCAGATGCCATCTACCTCACCACCGACAACACCGTCATTTCCGCTGCAGAAGCGGTAATCTCCGTAGGCGAAAGAGCCGACATCCCCGTCTTCGCTGCTGACACGGCCACGGTTTCCCGAGGGGCCGTCGCCGCTATCGGATTCGACTACTACGACGTCGGCCGTCAGACCGGCAAGGTCGTGAGCCGCATCCTGTCCGGCGAGAATCCCGGAGAGATCCCGATCACCGGCGTCGAGGCCCTGTCCCTGCATGTGAATCCCGCTGCGGCTGAGCGCATGGGCATCCAGCTGTCGCCGGCAATCATCGAAGAAGCCGAAGAAGTCGTCGAGAACTGA
- a CDS encoding Fe(3+) ABC transporter substrate-binding protein — MLKHTMTVGLTTLLLSAPMSASAADEVNIYSYRQPYLLEPLLEAFTTKTGIETNVVFAKSGLAERLEREGRNSPADVVMTVDISRLNELVERGLTAPLETDVLSEDIPEQYRHPEGKWYGLTTRARLIFASKERVERGEITTYEQLADDKWEGRICTRSGKHPYNIALISSMIAHHGEAETEEWLQGVKDNLARKPQGGDRDQIKAVAEGVCDLAIGNSYYYGNMLQDENQRPAAEAVNVVFPNADGRGAHVNISGMALTNSAPNRDNAIKFMEFLTTPEAQRIYAKVNFEYPVNPAVQPSELVASWGDLNADELSLQTIAENREAAVKMVDRVNYDN, encoded by the coding sequence ATGCTAAAGCACACGATGACCGTTGGTTTGACCACACTCCTCCTTTCCGCCCCAATGAGCGCCAGCGCAGCGGATGAAGTCAACATCTATTCCTACCGTCAGCCCTATCTGCTCGAGCCGCTACTCGAAGCATTCACAACGAAAACCGGAATCGAAACCAACGTCGTCTTTGCGAAATCAGGACTGGCCGAGAGGCTTGAACGCGAGGGCCGTAACAGCCCAGCAGATGTCGTCATGACCGTCGATATCTCGCGACTGAATGAACTGGTCGAGCGCGGCCTCACCGCGCCCCTGGAAACCGATGTTCTGTCAGAGGATATTCCCGAACAGTACCGTCATCCCGAAGGCAAATGGTACGGCCTTACCACCCGTGCCCGTCTGATCTTTGCCTCCAAAGAGCGGGTCGAACGGGGTGAAATCACGACCTACGAGCAACTGGCGGACGACAAATGGGAAGGCCGCATCTGCACCCGAAGCGGTAAGCACCCGTACAACATAGCGCTTATTTCGTCGATGATCGCCCACCACGGTGAGGCGGAGACCGAAGAGTGGCTGCAAGGGGTCAAGGACAACCTGGCACGCAAGCCCCAGGGCGGCGATCGTGACCAGATCAAGGCCGTAGCGGAGGGGGTCTGCGACCTGGCTATCGGCAATAGCTACTACTACGGCAACATGCTGCAGGACGAGAACCAGCGGCCGGCGGCCGAAGCCGTCAACGTTGTTTTCCCGAACGCCGATGGCCGCGGCGCCCACGTCAATATTAGCGGCATGGCCCTCACCAACAGCGCGCCCAACCGCGACAACGCCATCAAGTTCATGGAATTCCTGACCACGCCGGAAGCCCAGCGTATCTACGCCAAGGTCAACTTCGAATATCCGGTCAATCCTGCGGTGCAGCCGTCGGAGCTGGTTGCGAGTTGGGGTGACCTGAATGCGGACGAGCTGTCCCTGCAGACGATCGCAGAAAACCGGGAAGCCGCCGTCAAGATGGTCGACCGGGTCAATTACGATAACTGA
- a CDS encoding ABC transporter ATP-binding protein, whose translation MISATDLKLTFGKGTPLENPALRGLSLTVSQGEFVTVIGSNGAGKSTLLNALSGEVIVDSGRIEVDGEEVTRLPTHKRAGRVARVFQDPLAGTCEDLTIEENMSLAIRRGMGRGLGTAVKARYRERFREGLASLNLGLEDRLTDKMGLLSGGQRQAVSLLMASLNPSSILLLDEHTAALDPRTAAFVLDLTRRIIEDQKKTALMVTHSMKQALEVGSRTVMLHQGQVVFDIAGKDRDGLKVADLLQLFEKQRGLEVSDDSLLLG comes from the coding sequence ATGATTAGTGCTACCGACCTCAAACTGACCTTCGGCAAGGGTACGCCGCTGGAGAATCCTGCATTGCGCGGGCTCAGCCTGACGGTAAGCCAGGGCGAGTTCGTTACCGTGATTGGTAGCAACGGTGCGGGCAAATCTACTTTACTCAACGCCCTGTCCGGTGAAGTGATCGTCGATAGTGGGCGGATTGAGGTGGACGGCGAAGAGGTTACCCGCCTACCCACCCACAAACGTGCGGGAAGGGTCGCCCGGGTATTCCAGGATCCGCTAGCGGGAACCTGTGAGGATCTGACGATCGAGGAAAACATGTCGCTCGCCATCCGCCGTGGAATGGGCCGGGGTCTCGGAACGGCGGTTAAAGCCCGTTACCGCGAGCGTTTTCGTGAGGGACTTGCCAGCCTCAACCTCGGGCTGGAGGATCGGCTGACCGACAAGATGGGACTCCTGTCCGGCGGCCAGCGTCAAGCAGTTAGCCTGTTGATGGCCAGCCTCAATCCCTCTAGCATCCTGCTTCTCGATGAGCACACGGCAGCGCTGGATCCACGCACGGCTGCGTTCGTCCTGGACCTGACCCGCCGTATCATCGAAGACCAGAAGAAGACGGCCCTGATGGTCACTCATAGCATGAAGCAGGCGCTGGAAGTCGGCAGTCGCACGGTGATGCTGCACCAGGGTCAGGTGGTCTTCGATATTGCCGGCAAGGACCGTGACGGCCTGAAAGTCGCGGACCTGCTCCAGCTTTTCGAAAAGCAGCGCGGACTGGAAGTCAGCGACGACAGCCTATTGTTGGGCTAG
- a CDS encoding PilZ domain-containing protein, translating into MSIDRRAHIRTALNAQVSVTHPSLGRRIYNTRDISDGGIFVVAEEDELPAIGDRVEVQVQGLPVPAPVLEMEVVRMTVDGFGLQFINL; encoded by the coding sequence ATGTCAATTGATCGACGAGCCCATATCCGTACTGCGTTGAATGCGCAGGTCAGTGTTACCCACCCCTCGCTCGGGCGGCGAATCTACAATACCCGTGACATCTCGGACGGTGGCATTTTCGTCGTTGCCGAAGAGGATGAATTGCCCGCGATCGGCGACCGTGTCGAAGTCCAGGTCCAGGGTTTGCCGGTACCGGCTCCCGTTCTGGAAATGGAAGTGGTACGAATGACGGTTGACGGGTTCGGGCTCCAGTTCATCAATCTCTGA
- a CDS encoding ABC transporter permease — protein MNQAANGLLIGAQSELHQTKMRSGTSKRWVLSAAFTTALVALPVFAVLYLALFPEENVWPHLIDTTLPIYLSNTFKLMLGVSMITLVIGIATAWLVTMCQFPGRRFFEWALLLPFAVPAYVIAYVYTDLLDYAGPVQVFLRDLFGWRNAADYWFPSIRSVTGATLMIGLVLYPYIYLLARAAFLEQSPSLFAVSRSLGQSAFGTFFRVVLPIARPAIAVGLSLVLMETLNDFGTVDFFAVNTLTAGLFDTWMNLGNLGGAAQIATVMLSFVLILVTLERYSRRRQQQYAARDLRHPLHRFRISRPRQVLCIAVCAIPLVLGFVIPALVLGYYAIEYFAESWTATFVENALNSLFLSGAAAVMTLAIGLLLAYSRRLHDTRGMRVLMRLSSLGYAMPGAVLAVGVIVPFAAFDNWLDLRMERWFGWNSGLLLSGTAFAIVFAYTVRFLAVSAGSLESALQKITPSMDMASRSMGVPAGKTLVRVHLPMLRGTLLTAALVVFVDCMKELPATLILRPFNFETLATYVYQFASDEMLRQSGLPALVIVVAGIVPVIVMSRSIAQSREFH, from the coding sequence ATGAACCAGGCGGCAAACGGCCTACTTATCGGGGCACAGAGTGAGCTCCACCAGACAAAGATGCGTTCCGGCACGTCCAAACGCTGGGTCCTTTCGGCCGCGTTTACAACCGCGCTGGTTGCACTCCCCGTGTTTGCGGTCCTCTACCTGGCCCTCTTTCCGGAAGAGAATGTCTGGCCCCACCTGATCGACACAACCCTGCCGATCTACCTGTCGAACACCTTCAAGCTCATGCTTGGCGTATCGATGATCACCTTGGTGATCGGCATTGCCACGGCCTGGCTGGTCACCATGTGCCAATTTCCGGGCCGGCGCTTCTTCGAATGGGCCTTGCTATTACCTTTCGCGGTACCGGCCTATGTTATCGCCTATGTTTACACCGACCTGTTGGATTACGCCGGCCCGGTGCAGGTATTCCTGCGAGACCTCTTTGGCTGGCGAAACGCCGCCGACTACTGGTTTCCGTCTATCCGCAGCGTGACCGGCGCTACCCTGATGATCGGCCTGGTGCTCTATCCCTACATCTACCTCCTGGCCCGCGCCGCGTTCCTGGAGCAATCCCCGTCCCTGTTTGCCGTCAGCCGCAGTCTGGGACAGTCAGCTTTCGGCACCTTTTTCAGGGTAGTCTTGCCGATCGCCCGGCCTGCCATTGCGGTGGGGCTTTCATTGGTACTGATGGAAACCCTCAACGATTTTGGCACCGTCGATTTCTTCGCAGTCAATACGCTGACGGCAGGTCTGTTCGATACCTGGATGAACCTTGGCAACCTCGGGGGCGCGGCCCAAATCGCTACGGTAATGCTCAGCTTCGTGCTGATCCTGGTCACGCTCGAACGTTACTCGAGGAGACGCCAACAGCAGTATGCTGCGAGGGACCTGCGTCATCCCCTGCACCGTTTCCGGATCTCCCGGCCGCGGCAAGTACTGTGCATTGCTGTCTGCGCCATTCCCCTGGTACTCGGCTTCGTGATCCCGGCATTAGTCTTGGGGTACTACGCCATCGAGTACTTCGCGGAGAGCTGGACCGCGACCTTCGTTGAAAATGCGTTGAACAGCCTTTTCCTTTCGGGCGCGGCGGCAGTGATGACACTCGCTATCGGCTTGCTGTTGGCCTACAGCCGACGCCTCCACGATACCCGCGGCATGCGGGTCCTGATGCGCTTGTCCAGCCTGGGTTACGCCATGCCCGGCGCCGTCCTCGCCGTCGGCGTCATCGTTCCCTTTGCCGCCTTCGACAACTGGCTTGATTTACGCATGGAGCGCTGGTTTGGCTGGAATTCGGGGTTGCTGTTGAGCGGAACGGCCTTCGCTATCGTGTTTGCCTACACCGTGCGATTCCTGGCTGTATCGGCGGGCAGCCTGGAAAGTGCCCTGCAGAAGATCACCCCCAGCATGGACATGGCTTCGCGCTCCATGGGTGTGCCCGCAGGGAAGACACTCGTGCGGGTCCATTTGCCAATGCTCCGCGGGACGCTACTTACCGCAGCATTGGTGGTGTTCGTGGATTGCATGAAGGAATTGCCGGCCACGCTCATCCTGCGGCCCTTCAATTTCGAAACCCTGGCGACTTACGTCTACCAGTTCGCGTCCGATGAGATGTTGCGCCAGAGCGGCCTACCGGCCTTGGTAATCGTCGTTGCGGGTATTGTACCGGTCATTGTGATGAGCCGGTCGATCGCCCAGTCCAGGGAGTTCCACTGA
- a CDS encoding YiiD C-terminal domain-containing protein: MAQLARLKERINEEIPLTRALGVTFSDYTGDSIIARAPLASNHNHQGTGFGGSLYAVAVTAAWSLLELWLEARGLMGRVIIQSGTMDYGLPVSNNFHARCTLPSEEDMQRFARSVERRGKGRVCLESTVFVDEGGSAFPAATFSGRFVVIKGEDGPDT, encoded by the coding sequence ATGGCCCAGCTTGCCCGGTTGAAAGAGCGCATCAACGAAGAAATCCCCCTGACCCGCGCCCTGGGCGTAACCTTCTCCGACTATACCGGCGACAGTATCATCGCCCGCGCGCCCCTTGCATCGAACCACAATCACCAGGGAACCGGCTTTGGTGGCAGCCTCTACGCCGTTGCCGTGACGGCTGCGTGGTCGCTGCTTGAGCTCTGGCTTGAGGCGCGTGGACTCATGGGGCGGGTAATCATTCAATCGGGCACCATGGATTATGGTCTGCCGGTCAGCAACAACTTCCACGCCCGCTGTACCTTGCCCTCGGAAGAGGATATGCAGCGTTTTGCGCGAAGCGTCGAGCGCAGGGGCAAGGGACGTGTCTGTCTGGAGTCGACGGTATTCGTAGATGAGGGTGGTTCGGCCTTTCCCGCCGCCACTTTCAGCGGCCGCTTCGTCGTGATCAAGGGCGAAGACGGCCCTGACACCTGA
- a CDS encoding DUF6160 family protein, with protein MKGLKLKPLALCLALTPVSALAEIQALDDSQMGDVTGQAGVSIELETKVNIDEFRYIDEGTLAISDIEVGGTNRTNLFAEIGTNITSQPPSELLDNIRINIDVLADGDAVINILPQTFGAVDFRVSTGEWALRGTSDSTTILDNFHMDALIGSATLRVDTATDVLNFKTDIAIDDLEFDAPFIALGIRDLRLTGDEYDTDAPQPLRLFAHVEFDMYRGSRADGREALAIDLQAFRSDVTIGGVLVGGTSIGSVAMDNLVVSDTAMRIYGH; from the coding sequence ATGAAAGGCCTGAAACTCAAACCGCTGGCCCTGTGCCTGGCTTTAACGCCAGTCAGCGCCTTGGCGGAAATTCAAGCGCTCGACGACAGCCAAATGGGAGATGTCACTGGCCAGGCCGGTGTTTCCATCGAGCTGGAGACCAAGGTAAACATTGACGAATTCCGCTATATCGATGAAGGCACTCTGGCCATCAGTGATATCGAAGTGGGCGGTACGAACCGAACCAACCTGTTTGCTGAAATCGGCACCAACATCACCAGTCAGCCGCCTAGCGAGTTGCTGGACAACATTCGCATCAATATCGATGTGCTTGCCGACGGTGATGCCGTGATCAATATCCTGCCGCAAACCTTTGGGGCCGTCGACTTCAGGGTCAGTACTGGGGAGTGGGCGCTACGGGGTACATCCGATAGCACCACCATCCTCGATAACTTCCATATGGATGCCCTGATCGGTTCCGCCACGCTTCGGGTCGACACGGCAACCGATGTCCTGAACTTCAAGACGGATATCGCTATCGATGACCTGGAGTTCGACGCGCCGTTCATCGCGCTGGGTATCCGCGACCTGCGCCTGACCGGAGACGAGTACGATACTGATGCACCCCAGCCGCTGCGCCTGTTCGCCCATGTCGAGTTCGACATGTACCGTGGCAGTCGCGCAGATGGGCGAGAAGCACTGGCGATCGACCTGCAGGCATTTCGGTCGGATGTCACCATCGGTGGCGTTCTTGTCGGCGGCACCTCAATCGGTTCCGTTGCAATGGATAACCTGGTTGTCAGCGACACGGCGATGCGGATCTACGGCCACTGA